From the Desulfocurvus vexinensis DSM 17965 genome, the window GGCCCGGGCAGCGGGCGCGAGTTCAGCCCGCAGCCCAGCGTGGAAATCTACCTGCGCGACCCTGCCATCACGCCCCCGCAGGAACTGCTCACGGAAATCTGGGTGCCCCTGCTCTAGCGGGCCGCCCCGCCAGGGGCCCTCCCGTGTCGCCCAAAAAATCCAGGCCCCCGCGTCCATCTTGGCCGCGGGGGCTCGGTCTTTTCGCGCCTCGACCCCATCCTTTTTAAGGACCAGGGCAAAGCCGGGCGCTGATCCACCGGCCCGCGCCCCGGACCGCGCCCCGGCCTGCGACCCACCCTTCGAGCGGCCAGGCCAAGGGGTTTCCCGCCTGCCCGTCCGGGCCAAAAACCCGCCCGGCGGCGGCCCGTTTCAGCCCACGTCCGGCGGCTCGGGCGCCAGCCCCAGGCGCTCCAGGTCCGCCAGGTCCGCAGCCACGGATTCGCCGGGGGTGGTCAGGTAGTCGCCGACCATGATGCCGCTGGCGCCGCAGGTCAGCAGTTCGGCCTTGCGCGCGCCCATGACGGCGGGCCGCCCGCCGCAGATGCGCACATGCCGGTCGGGCAGCAGCAGCCGCAGCAGGGCCACGATGCGCAACGCCTCGTCGGCGGACAGCAGGGCCCGGCCTTCCAGAGGCGTGCCCGGGATGGGCGTCAAAAAGTTCACGGGCACGGAGGGCACGCCCAGGGCGCGCAGCTCCAGGGCCAGCTCCACGCGGTGCTCCCAGCCCTCGCCCAGGCCAAAGAGCCCGCCGCAGCAGACGTACAGCCCCAGGTCCACGGCGTGGCGCACGGTGTCCACGTCCTCGTCGTAGGCGTGGGTGGTGCAGATGTGCGGGAAGAAGCTGCGCGCGGTCTCCAGGTTGTGGTGGTAGGCCCCGAGCCCGGCGTCGCGCAGGGCCTGCAGGCGCCCGCGCGGCAGGATGCCCACCGAGGCGTCGGCGGCCAGCCCCAGGGCGCGCACGGCGGCCACGGCGCGCAGCAGTTCCTGGAAATCCGCCCCGCCCAGGGCCTTGCCGCTGGTGACGATGCCAAAGCGCGTGGCCCCGGCTTCGCGGGCGGCCCGGGCGGCCTGGACCACGGCCTCCAGGCCGATGAAGGGATACTCGCGGCAGGCCCCGCGCTGGCGGGCGTTGTGGTGCGCCGACTGGGCGCAGAAGGCGCAGTCCTCGGAGCAGGCGCCCGAGCGGGCGTTGACGATGGAGCACAGCCCGATGTGCGGGCCGAAGTGGCGCTCCTTGACCCGCCGGGCGGCGTCCAGCAGGGCCCGGGCCGCCTCGCCGCCCTGGGCCGCAAGCGCGCCCACGCGCCGCCCCAGCTCCATGGCCTCGTCCTGCCCCAGGGCCGCCCCGGCCAGCACCCGCCGCCCCACGTCCTCGAAATATCCGCTCACTGCCCGTCCTTCCAGTTCCACCATTTCAAAAGCTCCGGGTCGCGGGCCTGGCCCTCGGTGCGCGCGAAATACTGCGCGCAGCGGAACACGTAGAGCACGCAGCGGTCCACATGGCACCCTTCCAGGGCCATGAGCCGCTCGTACATCTGCTGCGGGTCCGCCCCGGCCAGCTCCGCCACGCGCCTGTAGCCCAGACGCAGCAAATCCTCCGCCATGCGCGGCCCCACGCCCGGAATGCGCCGCAGATCCCGCATGCTCTCGCGTTCGTCCATGGCCCGGTCTTACAGCCCCGGGCCGGGGCTGGCAAGCTGGCGGGCGCGCCCGCCCCCACCCCGCCCTTGCACTTTCGCCGCGTTTGCCCGACCATGGCCCGACCCGCGCCCCTTTTCCAAGGCCGCAGGCCCTGTTCGCTCCTGGCGTCCCGCAACCCCAACCCCACACGCCCATGCCCCGAACCATCGTCGTCGCCGGAACGCACAGCGGGTGCGGCAAGACCACCGCCGCCCTGGCACTCATGGCGACCATCCGCCACCGGGGGCTGACGGTGCAGCCCTTCAAGGCCGGGCCGGACTTCATCGACCCCGGCTACCACGAGCTGGTCACGGGCCGGACCGGGCAGAACCTGGACGGCTGGATGATGGGCGAGGCCGGGGTGCGCGAGGTCTTCGCGCGCCACAGCGCGGGGGCGGACGTGGCCGTGGTCGAGGGCGTCATGGGCCTGTTCGACGGCGCGGACGGCGCCGGGGAGGACGGCTCCACGGCGCAGCTGGCCAAATGGCTGGGCGCGCCGGTGCTGCTGGTGGTGGACGCGCGCAGCATGGCCCGCAGCGCGGCGGCGGTTGTGGCGGGGTTCGCGGGGTTCGACCCGGGGCTGCGGCTGGCCGGGGTGCTTTTCAACCGCGTGGGCTCGGCGCGGCACCGCGAGCTTTTGGAGCAGGCCATGGCCTCGGCCCTGCCGGGGGTGCCCGTGCTGGGGCTTTTGGGCCGCGACGAAGCCCTGGCCCTGCCCTCGCGGCACCTGGGGCTGGTCACGGCGCAGGACCACGGCCTGGGCCCCGAAGCCGTGGCCCGGCTGGCGGACTGGATGCTGGCCGGATGCAACGTGGGCCGCGTGCTGGCCCTGGCGGCGGAGCTGGAGCCCGCCGCGCCGCCCGAGGCCGCCGGGGATGCTGGCGAGGCCGCGCGTCCGGCTCCGTCCTCGCCTCTCTCCGCCCCTCCCTGCTCCGCCCCTGCCCCCCGGGTGCGCATCGGCGTGGCCCGCGACGCGGCCTTCTGCTTCTATTACGCCGAAAACCTGCGCCTGCTGGAGGCCGCCGGGGCGCAACTGGTGTTCTTCTCGCCCCTGGCCGATGCCGGGCTGCCCCCGGGGCTGCGCGGGCTGTACCTGGGCGGCGGCTACCCCGAGCTGCACGCCGCGCGGCTGGCGGCTGGCGCGCCCATGCGCCGGGCCGTGCGCGCCCTGGCGGCGGCGGGCGCCCCGGTCTACGCCGAGTGCGGCGGATTCATGTACCTCATGCGCGCGCTCACCGACGCCTCGGGCACCGAGCACCCCATGTGCGGGGTCTTCCCCCTGCGCGCGGCCATGGCCGCCCGGCGCAGCGCCCTGGGCTACCGCGAGGTGGTCACGCGCGAGGCGGGCATCCTCGGCCCGGCCTGGACCATGCTGCGCGGCCACGAATTCCACTACTCGCACATCGCCGACGGCCCGGCGCAGGGCGCCAGCGACGAGGACGCCGACGCCCTGCGCCTGCTCTACCGCGTGCGCACCCGCGACGGCTGGACGGACCAGGCCGAGGGCTTCGCCGTGGGCAACGCCCTGGGCACTTACATCCACGCGCATTTCGCCTCCAACCCCGACGTGGCCCCGGCCCTGGTGGCGGCCTGCCGGGCCTGGGAGGGCGCGCCGTGACCCGCGCGCTGCGCGAGGGCTTCACCACCGGCACGGCG encodes:
- the bioB gene encoding biotin synthase BioB, producing the protein MSGYFEDVGRRVLAGAALGQDEAMELGRRVGALAAQGGEAARALLDAARRVKERHFGPHIGLCSIVNARSGACSEDCAFCAQSAHHNARQRGACREYPFIGLEAVVQAARAAREAGATRFGIVTSGKALGGADFQELLRAVAAVRALGLAADASVGILPRGRLQALRDAGLGAYHHNLETARSFFPHICTTHAYDEDVDTVRHAVDLGLYVCCGGLFGLGEGWEHRVELALELRALGVPSVPVNFLTPIPGTPLEGRALLSADEALRIVALLRLLLPDRHVRICGGRPAVMGARKAELLTCGASGIMVGDYLTTPGESVAADLADLERLGLAPEPPDVG
- a CDS encoding DUF4332 domain-containing protein translates to MDERESMRDLRRIPGVGPRMAEDLLRLGYRRVAELAGADPQQMYERLMALEGCHVDRCVLYVFRCAQYFARTEGQARDPELLKWWNWKDGQ
- a CDS encoding cobyrinate a,c-diamide synthase, with translation MPRTIVVAGTHSGCGKTTAALALMATIRHRGLTVQPFKAGPDFIDPGYHELVTGRTGQNLDGWMMGEAGVREVFARHSAGADVAVVEGVMGLFDGADGAGEDGSTAQLAKWLGAPVLLVVDARSMARSAAAVVAGFAGFDPGLRLAGVLFNRVGSARHRELLEQAMASALPGVPVLGLLGRDEALALPSRHLGLVTAQDHGLGPEAVARLADWMLAGCNVGRVLALAAELEPAAPPEAAGDAGEAARPAPSSPLSAPPCSAPAPRVRIGVARDAAFCFYYAENLRLLEAAGAQLVFFSPLADAGLPPGLRGLYLGGGYPELHAARLAAGAPMRRAVRALAAAGAPVYAECGGFMYLMRALTDASGTEHPMCGVFPLRAAMAARRSALGYREVVTREAGILGPAWTMLRGHEFHYSHIADGPAQGASDEDADALRLLYRVRTRDGWTDQAEGFAVGNALGTYIHAHFASNPDVAPALVAACRAWEGAP